One segment of Gaiella occulta DNA contains the following:
- the rpsD gene encoding 30S ribosomal protein S4, which yields MARDLGPKCRVCRREGIKLFLKGERCLTEKCAIERRSYPPGEHGRGRIKQSEYLLQLREKQKARRYYGLLEKQFRNTYEKATRGTGAPGENLLRMLEARLDNVVYRLGFAGSRAQARQLVRHGHFQVNGRRVNIPSFGVRPNDVITLKQGSAAAPLVRDATDLTASVSPWLQADHEGLTGKVLRWPERAEIDTPVQESLIVELYSK from the coding sequence ATGGCCCGCGATCTCGGACCCAAGTGCCGTGTCTGCCGCCGCGAGGGCATCAAGCTGTTCCTCAAGGGCGAGCGCTGTCTGACCGAGAAGTGCGCCATCGAGCGGCGCTCGTACCCGCCGGGAGAGCACGGTCGCGGGCGTATCAAGCAGAGCGAGTACCTGCTGCAGCTGCGCGAGAAGCAGAAGGCGCGCCGGTACTACGGGTTGCTCGAGAAGCAGTTCCGCAACACCTACGAGAAGGCGACCCGCGGGACCGGCGCACCGGGCGAGAACCTGTTGCGGATGCTCGAGGCGCGGCTCGACAACGTCGTCTACCGCCTCGGCTTCGCCGGCTCGCGCGCACAGGCCCGCCAGCTCGTGCGTCACGGCCACTTCCAGGTCAACGGCCGCCGCGTCAACATCCCGAGCTTCGGGGTGCGCCCCAACGACGTGATCACGCTCAAGCAAGGCAGCGCCGCCGCACCCCTCGTGCGCGACGCGACCGATCTGACAGCGTCGGTGTCGCCCTGGCTGCAGGCCGACCACGAGGGCCTCACCGGCAAGGTGCTGCGGTGGCCCGAGCGCGCCGAGATCGACACGCCCGTCCAGGAATCACTGATCGTCGAGCTCTACTCCAAGTAG
- a CDS encoding NfeD family protein, translating into MLTLIALLLALLVLPAPWGAALVAVAALADVAETVVLVRWSRRRRAAVGLETLAGRTATVVTTLAPHGQVRVDGELWAARCTAAGAVARPGDRVRIIRVEGLDLVVEPL; encoded by the coding sequence ATGCTCACGCTGATCGCCCTGCTGCTCGCGCTCCTCGTCCTGCCTGCGCCGTGGGGAGCCGCCCTCGTCGCCGTGGCCGCGCTCGCAGACGTCGCGGAGACGGTCGTGCTGGTCCGCTGGTCGAGGCGCCGTCGCGCCGCGGTCGGGCTCGAGACGCTCGCCGGACGTACGGCGACCGTCGTCACCACGCTCGCGCCGCACGGGCAGGTGCGCGTGGACGGCGAGCTCTGGGCCGCCCGCTGCACCGCCGCCGGCGCGGTGGCCCGGCCCGGCGACCGCGTGCGCATCATCCGTGTCGAAGGGCTCGATCTCGTGGTGGAGCCCTTGTGA
- the rpmD gene encoding 50S ribosomal protein L30, protein MSTVKVTQVRSTIGQSKAHEGTIRALGLGKIGRSAEHRRSPELEGQLRHVAHLVRVEGKDS, encoded by the coding sequence ATGAGCACCGTCAAGGTCACCCAGGTGCGGAGCACGATCGGCCAGAGCAAGGCGCACGAGGGCACGATCCGCGCCCTCGGGCTCGGCAAGATCGGCCGCTCGGCCGAGCACCGCCGCTCCCCGGAGCTGGAGGGTCAGCTGCGCCACGTCGCCCACCTCGTCCGGGTCGAAGGGAAGGACTCCTAA
- the rpsM gene encoding 30S ribosomal protein S13, which yields MARIAGVNLPNQKRLEIGLTYIYGIGQSTAQTICKALELDPDQKIKDLTDDEVTKLRTYIDANVEVEGDLRRERSQAIKRLSEIGCYRGLRHRRGLPVNGQRTKTNARTRKGPKKTVGRGKKGK from the coding sequence GTGGCACGCATCGCCGGCGTCAACCTTCCGAACCAGAAGCGGCTCGAGATCGGGCTCACCTACATCTACGGGATCGGCCAGTCCACCGCGCAGACGATCTGCAAGGCGCTGGAGCTCGATCCCGACCAGAAGATCAAGGACCTCACCGACGACGAGGTCACGAAGCTCCGCACCTACATCGACGCGAACGTCGAGGTCGAGGGCGACCTCCGCCGGGAGCGCTCGCAGGCGATCAAGCGCCTCTCGGAGATCGGCTGCTACCGCGGCCTGCGGCACCGGCGCGGCCTGCCCGTCAACGGGCAGCGCACGAAGACGAATGCGCGCACTCGCAAGGGCCCGAAGAAGACCGTCGGACGCGGGAAGAAGGGGAAGTAG
- the ligA gene encoding NAD-dependent DNA ligase LigA, whose amino-acid sequence MSDVGQRIAELRRLVEHHAYRYYVLDDPEISDAGYDALYDELQELERTHPELVTPDSPTQRVGGSPAEGFRKVEHLSPMGSLEKVTTREALERWGEDVRKRLGTDEPVAYVIEPKIDGSAVSLVYEHGVFVRGATRGDGYRGEDVTANLRTIEALPLRMRLPPGEAAPPLLEVRGEVYFPLSGFARFVDAQVAAGRKAPPNPRNAAAGSLRQLDPAVTAERPLSLWVFGAGVRDGAGPDTQFEMLGWLRERGFRTNPHAERLDTIEEVAAACEAWESRRSELDYEIDGIVVKVDSLEQQRRLGALHERPRWARAYKWAPSTAVTTLRRIHVRVGRTGALNPWAELEPVQVGGVTVSSATLHNEEDINRKGIREGDLVIVQRAGDVIPQVVGPAGAHRPGTVDWKMPTRCPLCGAEVVKPEGEVKHRCPNRACPSRGLETLIHWVSAAMDIEGVGEQFVRKLWDEGLLRSMPDLYRLGGDQLLEIEGYGEISARRALEAIERSKQQPFSRVLFGLNLPKVGWVLARNLARHFGDVDALMAASQEDLEQVEGIGPERAELIAAWFADDENRALVEELRALGLQMAQGESEAPVDGPLSGRQYVITGTLVGFSREEAKAALEARGARVTDSVSKKTTGVIVGESPGSKVAKARQAGVPLLTEADLRDLLG is encoded by the coding sequence TTGTCTGACGTCGGACAGCGCATCGCAGAGCTGCGGCGGCTCGTCGAGCACCACGCCTACCGCTACTACGTCCTCGACGATCCCGAGATCTCCGACGCCGGCTACGACGCGCTCTACGACGAGCTGCAGGAGCTCGAGCGGACCCACCCGGAGCTCGTCACCCCCGACTCGCCGACGCAGCGCGTCGGCGGGTCGCCCGCGGAGGGCTTCCGCAAGGTCGAGCATCTCTCGCCGATGGGGTCGCTGGAGAAGGTGACGACCCGCGAGGCGCTCGAGCGATGGGGTGAGGACGTTCGCAAGCGGCTCGGCACGGACGAGCCCGTCGCCTACGTGATCGAGCCGAAGATCGACGGCTCGGCCGTCTCGCTCGTCTACGAGCACGGCGTCTTCGTTCGCGGAGCCACACGGGGCGACGGCTACCGCGGGGAGGACGTGACCGCCAATCTGAGGACGATCGAGGCGCTGCCGCTGCGCATGCGGCTCCCACCGGGGGAAGCGGCCCCCCCGCTGCTCGAGGTGCGGGGCGAGGTCTACTTCCCGCTCTCGGGCTTTGCCCGCTTCGTCGACGCGCAGGTCGCCGCCGGCAGGAAGGCGCCGCCGAACCCGCGCAACGCGGCCGCCGGCTCGCTGCGACAGCTCGACCCGGCGGTGACGGCGGAGCGGCCGCTGTCGCTCTGGGTGTTCGGCGCCGGCGTACGCGACGGCGCCGGCCCCGACACCCAGTTCGAGATGCTCGGGTGGCTGCGCGAGCGGGGCTTCCGCACGAACCCGCACGCCGAGCGGCTCGACACGATCGAGGAGGTCGCGGCGGCGTGCGAGGCGTGGGAGAGCCGGCGCTCCGAGCTCGACTACGAGATCGACGGCATCGTCGTCAAGGTCGACTCCCTCGAGCAGCAGCGCCGGCTCGGCGCTCTGCACGAGCGGCCGCGCTGGGCGCGAGCCTACAAGTGGGCGCCGTCCACGGCCGTGACGACGCTGCGGCGCATCCACGTCCGCGTCGGGCGCACGGGTGCGTTGAACCCGTGGGCCGAGCTGGAGCCCGTGCAGGTCGGCGGCGTCACCGTCTCGAGCGCCACCCTCCACAACGAAGAGGACATCAACCGCAAGGGCATCCGCGAGGGTGACCTCGTCATCGTGCAGCGTGCCGGCGACGTCATCCCCCAGGTCGTCGGCCCTGCCGGCGCGCACCGCCCCGGCACCGTCGACTGGAAGATGCCCACCCGCTGCCCGCTGTGCGGCGCCGAGGTGGTGAAGCCCGAGGGCGAGGTCAAGCATCGCTGCCCCAACCGTGCCTGCCCGTCGCGTGGCCTCGAGACGCTCATCCACTGGGTCAGCGCGGCGATGGACATCGAGGGCGTCGGCGAGCAGTTCGTGCGCAAGCTCTGGGACGAGGGGCTGCTGCGCTCGATGCCCGACCTCTACCGCCTCGGCGGCGACCAGCTGCTCGAGATCGAAGGCTACGGCGAGATCTCCGCCAGGCGGGCGCTGGAGGCGATCGAGCGCTCGAAGCAGCAGCCGTTCTCCCGCGTCCTCTTCGGCCTCAACCTGCCGAAGGTCGGCTGGGTGCTCGCGCGCAACCTGGCCCGGCACTTCGGGGACGTCGACGCGTTGATGGCGGCAAGCCAGGAGGATCTCGAGCAGGTCGAGGGGATCGGGCCCGAGCGCGCCGAGCTGATCGCCGCGTGGTTCGCCGACGACGAGAATCGCGCCCTCGTCGAAGAGCTGCGCGCGCTCGGGCTGCAGATGGCGCAAGGCGAGTCCGAGGCTCCCGTCGACGGCCCGCTCAGCGGACGCCAGTACGTCATCACCGGCACGCTCGTGGGCTTCAGCCGCGAGGAGGCGAAGGCCGCGCTCGAGGCGCGCGGCGCCAGGGTCACCGACTCCGTCTCGAAGAAGACCACCGGCGTCATCGTGGGGGAGAGCCCCGGCTCCAAGGTGGCGAAGGCGCGGCAGGCCGGGGTGCCACTGCTGACGGAGGCGGATCTCCGGGATCTTCTCGGCTAG
- a CDS encoding adenylate kinase → MNVLVLGPQGSGKGTQAKRISAAYGVPHVSTGDMFRAAVADGTELGRRVAPILAAGELVPDELTIALIRERLARDDARDGFVLDGFPRNLAQATSLDAMLDGIGRTLDAVLFFDLDDDVATERMLGRARDEGREDDAPDVIARRLAIYHEQTEPVVEHYRSAGTLVPLHAERTVDEVFAEISAALAQVAR, encoded by the coding sequence ATGAACGTTCTCGTCCTCGGCCCGCAGGGCTCCGGCAAGGGCACGCAGGCGAAGCGGATCTCCGCCGCCTACGGCGTGCCGCACGTCTCCACCGGCGACATGTTCCGCGCAGCCGTCGCCGACGGAACGGAGCTCGGGCGTCGCGTCGCCCCGATTCTCGCCGCTGGCGAGCTCGTTCCGGATGAGCTGACGATCGCGCTCATCCGCGAGCGGCTGGCGCGGGACGACGCCCGCGACGGCTTCGTGCTCGACGGCTTTCCCCGCAACCTCGCGCAGGCGACCTCGCTCGATGCGATGCTGGACGGGATCGGGCGCACGCTCGACGCGGTGCTGTTCTTCGACCTCGACGACGACGTCGCCACCGAGCGCATGCTCGGGCGCGCTCGCGACGAGGGGCGCGAGGACGACGCGCCCGACGTGATCGCGCGCCGCCTCGCCATCTACCACGAGCAGACCGAGCCGGTCGTCGAGCACTACCGGAGTGCCGGCACGCTCGTCCCGCTCCACGCCGAGCGCACCGTGGACGAGGTGTTCGCCGAGATCAGCGCCGCGCTCGCGCAGGTGGCCCGGTGA
- the infA gene encoding translation initiation factor IF-1, giving the protein MAVKEEKIEVEGEVVESLPSTMFRVELDTGHSVLATISGKMRKHYIRILPGDRVKVELSPYDLTRGRITFRLR; this is encoded by the coding sequence GTGGCAGTCAAGGAAGAGAAGATCGAGGTCGAAGGCGAGGTCGTCGAGTCGCTCCCGAGCACGATGTTCCGGGTCGAGCTGGACACGGGCCACAGCGTGCTCGCCACGATCTCGGGGAAGATGCGCAAGCACTACATCCGCATCCTCCCCGGCGATCGGGTCAAGGTCGAGCTCTCCCCGTACGACCTCACGCGCGGCCGCATCACCTTCCGACTTCGCTAG
- the rpmJ gene encoding 50S ribosomal protein L36, whose protein sequence is MKVRPSVKPMCERCRVIKRHGRTMVICVNPRHKQRQG, encoded by the coding sequence ATGAAAGTTCGCCCGTCCGTCAAGCCCATGTGTGAGCGCTGCCGCGTGATCAAGCGGCACGGCCGCACGATGGTCATCTGCGTCAACCCCCGGCACAAGCAAAGGCAGGGCTAA
- the map gene encoding type I methionyl aminopeptidase produces the protein MIIRKGPEELERIARAGDLVAATIAHVAEHIAPGITTGALDEIAGAFLASRGGVSASRGYKGYPAEICISPNDMVVHGIPGSYTVAAGDLLTIDVGASLDGAIADSAYTFAVGDVTPTARRLLDVCQQALAAGIAQARPGNRVGDISNAVQQVVEGAGFSVVRSLVGHGVGRYYHEDPHVPNFGQPGRGPKLSEGMTIAIEPMITAGGPDVYLHDDGWSISTQDGSLAAHFEHTVAVGAAGPRILTPRVGRAREIASLLQ, from the coding sequence GTGATCATCCGCAAGGGCCCGGAGGAGCTCGAGCGCATCGCCCGTGCGGGCGACCTCGTCGCGGCCACGATCGCCCACGTCGCCGAGCACATCGCCCCCGGCATCACCACGGGCGCGCTCGACGAGATCGCGGGCGCCTTTCTCGCCTCGCGGGGCGGCGTCTCGGCCTCCAGGGGCTACAAGGGCTATCCGGCGGAGATATGCATCTCGCCGAACGACATGGTCGTGCACGGCATCCCCGGCTCCTACACGGTAGCCGCGGGCGACCTGCTCACGATCGACGTCGGTGCGTCGCTCGACGGCGCCATCGCCGACAGCGCCTACACCTTCGCGGTGGGTGACGTCACGCCCACGGCCAGACGCCTGCTCGACGTCTGCCAGCAGGCCCTCGCCGCCGGCATCGCGCAGGCGCGGCCCGGCAACCGCGTCGGCGACATCTCGAACGCGGTGCAGCAGGTCGTCGAGGGCGCCGGCTTCTCCGTCGTGCGCAGCCTCGTCGGCCACGGTGTCGGTCGCTACTACCACGAGGACCCGCACGTTCCCAACTTCGGGCAGCCCGGCCGTGGGCCGAAGCTCTCCGAGGGCATGACGATCGCGATCGAGCCGATGATCACGGCCGGCGGCCCGGACGTGTACCTGCACGACGACGGCTGGTCGATCTCGACGCAGGACGGCTCGCTCGCGGCCCATTTCGAGCACACGGTCGCGGTCGGCGCCGCCGGGCCGCGCATCCTCACTCCCCGCGTCGGACGCGCCAGGGAGATCGCGAGTTTGCTACAGTGA
- a CDS encoding DNA-directed RNA polymerase subunit alpha gives MATRTSLMDFQIPRIVREESDDRRGVFAIEPLDRGFGYTFGNSLRRVLLSSLEGAAVTAVKIEGVAHEFTTLPGVREDVTDIILNLKGLICRLHGESPEIEVHVSKKGPGTVTAADIEAPADLEILNPELEIAQLADKGKLEMTLTIGRGRGYVPAEMNRGPETTIGVIPIDSIFSPVRRVAYEVDAARVGQRTDYDKLTLDVTTDGSIEPKDAIAQAAEILIRQLAIFTDLERIEGFGEAAVEAAADAAASHGMENFPIEELELGVRSYNCLKRVGIETIGDLTSKSEAELAAIPNFGRKSVEEVRETLAAHGLTLKGEDLTSS, from the coding sequence TTGGCAACCCGCACCAGCCTGATGGACTTCCAGATTCCGCGCATCGTGCGCGAGGAGAGCGACGACCGTCGCGGCGTGTTCGCGATCGAGCCGCTCGATCGGGGCTTCGGCTACACGTTCGGCAACTCCCTGCGCCGCGTGCTTCTCTCGTCGCTCGAGGGCGCCGCCGTCACGGCCGTCAAGATCGAGGGCGTCGCGCACGAGTTCACGACGCTTCCCGGCGTCCGCGAGGACGTCACCGACATCATCCTCAACCTCAAGGGCCTCATCTGCCGCCTCCACGGCGAGTCCCCGGAGATCGAGGTGCACGTGTCCAAGAAGGGCCCCGGCACGGTCACCGCCGCCGACATCGAGGCACCCGCCGACCTCGAGATCCTCAACCCGGAGCTCGAGATCGCCCAGCTCGCCGACAAGGGCAAGCTCGAGATGACGCTCACGATCGGCCGCGGCCGCGGCTACGTCCCGGCCGAGATGAACCGCGGGCCCGAGACCACCATCGGCGTGATCCCGATCGACTCGATCTTCTCGCCGGTGCGCCGCGTCGCCTACGAGGTCGACGCTGCACGCGTCGGGCAGCGCACCGACTACGACAAGCTGACGCTCGACGTCACCACCGACGGCTCGATCGAGCCCAAGGACGCGATCGCCCAGGCTGCCGAGATCCTCATCCGCCAGCTCGCGATCTTCACCGACCTCGAGCGGATCGAGGGCTTCGGCGAGGCAGCCGTCGAGGCTGCCGCCGACGCTGCGGCGTCGCACGGCATGGAGAACTTCCCGATCGAGGAGCTCGAGCTGGGCGTGCGCTCGTACAACTGCCTCAAGCGTGTCGGTATCGAGACGATCGGAGATCTCACCTCGAAGTCGGAGGCCGAGCTGGCCGCGATCCCGAACTTCGGCCGCAAGTCGGTCGAGGAGGTGCGCGAGACGCTCGCCGCACACGGCCTCACGCTCAAGGGCGAGGATCTCACCTCGTCATGA
- the secY gene encoding preprotein translocase subunit SecY, with protein sequence MLSWLGNAWRVPELRRRVLFTALVLGVYRLGSWLPAPGVDAAQIDSYFNGQGGSILGLLNLFSGGALSQFSLFALGIMPYVTASIILQLMTVVIPRLGELQKEGEAGYAKINQYTRYLTVVLAAAQALGYSVLFQRQDALQGNAGRITLIVVTLTTGTVLLMWLGEQITKRGIGNGISILIFASILTSLPLGVSAWWNGGPMERIFFPLIALAIVASVVFVQEGQRRIPIQYAKRQVGRRMTSGGSTYLPLRVNMAGVIPVIFAAALLAFPATIAQYFPGSQQFVNDHFQPGNLTYLLVEAGLIIVFTYFYTAVQFNPVEQADNLRKYGGYVPGIRPGPPTAQYLDRVLTRLTFPGALFLAAVAVAPSVFIRYGGFSQANARALGGTSVLIAVGVALDTMRQMESQMMMRNYEGFLK encoded by the coding sequence GTGCTGAGCTGGCTCGGCAACGCGTGGCGGGTCCCCGAGCTCAGACGCCGGGTCCTGTTCACCGCGCTCGTGCTCGGCGTCTACCGGCTCGGATCGTGGCTGCCCGCGCCGGGTGTCGACGCCGCGCAGATCGACAGCTACTTCAACGGCCAGGGCGGCAGCATCCTCGGCCTTCTCAACCTCTTCTCGGGCGGCGCGCTGTCGCAGTTCTCGCTCTTCGCGCTCGGGATCATGCCGTACGTCACGGCGTCGATCATCCTGCAGCTGATGACCGTGGTGATCCCGCGCCTCGGGGAGCTGCAGAAGGAGGGCGAGGCGGGCTACGCCAAGATCAACCAGTACACCCGCTACCTCACCGTCGTGCTCGCGGCGGCGCAGGCTCTCGGCTACTCGGTGCTGTTCCAGCGCCAGGATGCGCTGCAGGGCAACGCGGGGCGCATCACCCTGATCGTCGTCACCCTCACCACCGGCACCGTGCTGCTGATGTGGCTCGGCGAGCAGATCACGAAGCGCGGCATCGGCAACGGCATCTCGATCCTCATCTTCGCGTCGATCCTGACGAGCCTGCCGCTCGGCGTCAGCGCATGGTGGAACGGCGGTCCGATGGAGCGCATCTTCTTCCCGCTCATCGCGCTCGCCATCGTCGCCTCGGTCGTGTTCGTGCAGGAGGGCCAGCGGCGCATCCCGATCCAGTACGCGAAGCGCCAGGTGGGACGGCGCATGACGAGCGGCGGCTCGACCTACCTGCCCCTGCGCGTGAACATGGCCGGCGTGATCCCGGTCATCTTCGCGGCCGCGCTCCTTGCCTTCCCGGCCACGATCGCCCAGTACTTCCCGGGCTCGCAGCAGTTCGTGAACGATCACTTCCAGCCGGGCAACCTCACCTACCTGCTCGTCGAGGCCGGCCTCATCATCGTGTTCACCTACTTCTACACGGCGGTGCAGTTCAACCCGGTCGAGCAGGCCGACAACCTGCGCAAGTACGGCGGCTACGTTCCCGGCATCCGGCCCGGCCCGCCGACGGCGCAGTACCTCGACCGCGTCCTCACCCGGCTCACGTTCCCGGGGGCGCTGTTCCTCGCCGCCGTGGCGGTGGCGCCGAGCGTCTTCATCCGCTACGGCGGTTTCTCGCAGGCGAATGCGCGCGCCCTCGGCGGCACCTCCGTGCTGATCGCCGTCGGCGTCGCGCTCGACACGATGCGCCAGATGGAGAGCCAGATGATGATGCGGAACTACGAAGGCTTCCTCAAGTAG
- a CDS encoding HAD family hydrolase, producing MRRPVILFDLDGTLIDSGPIIIASMRHASVTVLGREPDEEKVRAAIGGPGLAAQMRELDPARVDDLVAAYRAHNMPLHATLEAFPGIPELLLELRARGHRLGIVTAKRVDTVELAFERLPVLRETTEVVVGHNDTARHKPDPDPVLEALARMGVAPQQAVYVGDSPFDIRAGRAAGTLAVAVGWGGIHPDARLLAEEPDALVHAPQELLELV from the coding sequence GTGCGCCGCCCCGTCATCCTCTTCGACCTCGACGGCACCCTGATCGACTCGGGGCCGATCATCATCGCGTCGATGCGCCACGCCTCCGTGACCGTGCTCGGCCGTGAGCCCGACGAGGAGAAGGTGCGTGCCGCGATCGGCGGCCCCGGGCTCGCCGCGCAGATGCGCGAGCTCGACCCGGCGCGTGTGGACGATCTCGTCGCCGCCTACCGCGCGCACAACATGCCGCTGCATGCCACCCTCGAGGCCTTCCCCGGCATCCCGGAGCTGCTGCTCGAGCTGCGCGCCCGCGGCCACCGGCTCGGCATCGTGACGGCGAAGCGCGTCGACACCGTGGAGCTCGCTTTCGAGCGGCTGCCCGTGCTGCGCGAGACGACCGAGGTCGTCGTCGGCCACAACGACACGGCGCGCCACAAGCCCGATCCGGATCCGGTGCTGGAAGCGCTCGCCCGCATGGGGGTCGCGCCGCAACAGGCGGTCTACGTCGGCGACTCGCCGTTCGACATCCGTGCCGGCCGTGCTGCCGGCACGCTCGCGGTCGCCGTCGGCTGGGGAGGGATCCATCCCGACGCGCGCCTGCTCGCCGAGGAGCCGGACGCGCTCGTGCACGCGCCGCAGGAGCTCCTCGAGCTTGTCTGA
- the rplQ gene encoding 50S ribosomal protein L17, translated as MRHGNAGKKLGRDSAHRKALYSNLAGALIQHGRIETTEAKAKAVKPLAEKMITLGKRGDLHARRLALAELRSNDVVHLLFAEVAPRFAERAGGYTRIVKIGPRQGDAAPMVLLELVDFEPAGAAA; from the coding sequence ATGAGGCACGGCAACGCGGGCAAGAAGCTCGGGCGGGACTCCGCCCATCGCAAGGCGCTGTATTCGAACCTCGCGGGCGCGCTGATCCAGCACGGCCGCATCGAGACGACCGAGGCGAAGGCGAAGGCGGTGAAGCCGCTCGCAGAGAAGATGATCACGCTCGGCAAGCGCGGCGATCTGCACGCGCGCAGGCTCGCGCTCGCGGAGCTCCGCTCCAACGACGTCGTGCACCTCCTCTTCGCCGAGGTGGCGCCGCGCTTCGCAGAGCGTGCCGGCGGCTACACGCGGATCGTCAAGATCGGCCCTCGGCAGGGCGACGCCGCCCCGATGGTGCTGCTCGAGCTCGTCGACTTCGAGCCGGCAGGCGCCGCCGCCTAG
- the rpsK gene encoding 30S ribosomal protein S11: MAPPRKAAAARGRTRRRVKKNIAIGQAHIKTSFNNTIVSLTDREGNVIAWESAGSAGFKGSRKSTPFAAQVTADNCARKGMEHGLQKVEVFVKGPGSGRETAIRSLQAAGLEILGVKDVSPQAHNGVRQKKRRRV; the protein is encoded by the coding sequence ATGGCACCTCCGCGCAAAGCAGCGGCCGCACGAGGCCGCACGCGTCGCCGCGTCAAGAAGAACATCGCGATCGGCCAGGCGCACATCAAGACGTCGTTCAACAACACGATCGTGTCCCTCACCGACCGCGAGGGCAACGTGATCGCATGGGAGTCGGCCGGATCGGCCGGCTTCAAGGGCTCGCGCAAGTCCACCCCGTTCGCCGCGCAGGTCACGGCCGACAACTGTGCGCGCAAGGGCATGGAGCACGGCCTGCAGAAGGTCGAGGTGTTCGTCAAGGGCCCGGGCTCGGGCCGCGAGACGGCGATCCGCTCGCTGCAGGCCGCCGGCCTCGAGATCCTCGGCGTCAAGGACGTGTCGCCGCAGGCGCACAACGGCGTCCGGCAGAAGAAGCGGAGGCGGGTTTGA
- the truA gene encoding tRNA pseudouridine(38-40) synthase TruA, which yields MTTLRLTIEYDGTGFHGWARQPGQRTVEGALRDALGRTFPRWSDLAVAGRTDAGVHATGQVASVVVAGGPPPERAAEALNAGLPPDVAVLRCEAVAHTFHARFSARARSYRYVVLNRPQRSALEARRSLWWPRPVDEEELRACAALVPGEHDFTAFTPTDTQHRVFLRNVAAAGWERRGDHLHFTITADAFLRHMVRTLVGSMLELPAERFAPLLEGRHRSEAGATAPPWGLYLEHVCY from the coding sequence ATGACGACGCTCCGCCTGACGATCGAGTACGACGGAACGGGCTTTCACGGCTGGGCGCGGCAGCCGGGACAGAGGACCGTCGAGGGCGCGCTGCGGGACGCGCTCGGGCGCACCTTCCCTCGCTGGAGCGATCTCGCCGTGGCGGGACGCACGGACGCGGGCGTGCACGCGACCGGGCAGGTCGCGTCTGTCGTCGTCGCGGGAGGCCCGCCGCCCGAACGCGCCGCCGAGGCGCTCAATGCCGGCCTGCCGCCCGACGTGGCGGTGCTGCGCTGCGAAGCCGTTGCGCACACGTTCCACGCCCGCTTCTCCGCGCGCGCCCGCTCCTACCGCTACGTGGTGCTCAACCGCCCGCAGCGCTCGGCGCTCGAGGCCCGGCGCTCGCTGTGGTGGCCGCGTCCCGTCGACGAGGAGGAGCTACGCGCCTGCGCCGCGCTCGTCCCCGGCGAGCACGACTTCACGGCCTTCACTCCCACGGACACCCAGCACCGGGTGTTCCTGCGGAACGTCGCCGCCGCGGGCTGGGAGCGGCGAGGCGATCACCTCCACTTCACCATCACCGCCGACGCGTTTCTGCGCCACATGGTGCGCACGCTCGTCGGGTCGATGCTCGAGCTGCCCGCGGAGCGCTTCGCGCCCCTGCTCGAGGGCCGCCACCGCTCCGAGGCGGGAGCGACGGCGCCGCCCTGGGGCCTGTACCTCGAGCACGTCTGCTACTGA